One segment of Anastrepha obliqua isolate idAnaObli1 chromosome 3, idAnaObli1_1.0, whole genome shotgun sequence DNA contains the following:
- the LOC129240234 gene encoding vacuolar protein sorting-associated protein 8 homolog, producing the protein MNELKAPSLQSLLESDRGSSDSLLAESLLDVEDLDDVEYSIPPTGTLPTLEAVLSEFEADSDIGSELGVPAPTPTPTPSIAEEGGIRNGGAGGGGSIMRYAILQGVSAQTASAADRVNAGLATACAVSSLIGIGTSHGHILNFDITQTLRWAYQDKHGQGAVSALAYNPDCTRLLAGFARGLVIMIDTQSGDVLRNLSDVITPNTGVLHLKWTSRPALALCSDSGGSVWSLSFTRKLGIRGCSSRCLFSGARGEVCTMEPLLMDNSHELDQYCIIALATLSKYFIVTIRPRLKVIKYHALQGPANSLPLLAWQMVLIQAADTTRSVDPVIVVGRGNQLFFHQLFMANGRITLLYLRHVQIQTNLLSVHWLGPKCVACMDVSEILHLIDVRSSKELECIDMANAGLVYGSAQFKGLATGGNVSPALALAGTHACYNSLMSRGTQLYVLGARSLHMIAVRTWTERISYLVKNQRWQEACDLALDGYRATTERPKRKAQAKERIIMLFKEYLAASARAPDYCLGPIVKCLIAIGELDLLWTQLWDRLQNKSLYLKHITEHIENDNIHRVNPTISQALVDHWLEISPSKLEEIILKLDWTCLDLNQVLKAAKRYKLYRAQIYLNAHALNDYSSPLTELIPLVAQESSDLGNALLVYISSCLAGRGYPSGEIPADLVQNVKHEVLRCLTSLHSNTSVPKELPYPYLRALLKFDTRETLNVISLAFQEKEFSGELGFSHRKRIINILLEIMTPENTTWAEIGCLLNFIAQQISQQCLTPDTQLLEKVLNHLSKEEIANETARQHSERESAWHELLVNNCLKEVSNDEEQLHLAKRAHCYYVEEYLLEKLQRYDGIVECYLNNSLRHDIMFSYMERHVRDPQRKIYEQIENNLLRMLEINAKETTRIVDFYYSGQIQKLVEVAENDAHSLLTFLEHLHRRRVDLTAEQSEQLLALLCKHKPKEVEDFVRNTDEYRVEEALKLVLDCKLSRAAIYLHEKQGNYKAAFMLSMEVLATMHGEEAAVLAQEISNLCVRATDVLTNMECEKFWFMLLQQILPRDDLKSSTKYMLHVASQHVDLPKLVQLVMNTHNVSGNFGDIKDLLMSMLSQSRLETDAMEKTLKIKGQDLASTFAHKRREVTRGLLVSVMRCVMCQQRLYNQSDILVLGGCGHAFHDKCAATYNETLQVHHNDKILQSTHAENDGCVINYSCPNCLSAIENNFYSNAIKLSEPSHKVYELSKGAHNLHQQQEQILQMGILRLKAPPRKFTSN; encoded by the exons ATGAATGAACTGAAAGCGCCGTCGTTACAGTCGCTCTTGGAGTCAGATCGCGGATCTAGTGATAGTCTACTTGCAGAATCGTTGCTTGATGTAGAAGat TTAGATGATGTGGAATATTCAATACCGCCAACAGGTACATTGCCGACGTTAGAGGCAGTATTAAGCGAATTTGAAGCTGATTCTGACATCGGTTCGGAATTGGGGGTACCAGCACCGACTCCAACACCAACGCCCTCCATTGCCGAAGAAGGTGGAATTCGCAATGGTGGCGCGGGCGGTGGAGGTTCGATAATGCGATATGCCATATTACAGGGCGTCTCGGCGCAAACAGCATCTGCAGCG GATCGAGTGAATGCTGGACTTGCAACAGCATGTGCTGTGTCGTCGTTGATTGGCATTGGCACTTCACATGGCcacattcttaattttgatattaCACAAACGTTACGATGGGCTTATCAAGACAAACATGGACAAGGAGCGGTGTCTGCGCTGGCATACAATCCGGATTGCACACGTCTTCTAGCTGGCTTTGCTCGTGGACTAGTCATTATGATTGATACACAATCCGGGGATGTGTTACGCAATCTTTCTGATGTAATCACTCCAAACACGGGAGTTCTACATTTAAAATGGACTTCAAGGCCAGCCTTAGCTCTCTGCTCTGACTCTGGGGGCTCAGTGTGGTCTTTAAGCTTCACCCGTAAGTTGGGCATTCGCGGTTGTTCATCACGTTGTCTCTTCAGTGGCGCTCGTGGTGAGGTATGCACTATGGAGCCATTACTGATGGACAACTCTCACGAACTAGACCAATATTGCATTATTGCCCTAGCTACattatcaaaatatttcattgttaCTATACGTCCGCGACTGAAGGTTATCAAGTATCATGCGCTGCAAGGACCAGCAAATTCCTTACCACTACTCGCTTGGCAAATGGTTTTGATTCAAGCAGCAGATACCACACGTTCTGTTGACCCAGTTATAGTGGTAGGCCGGGGCAATCAACTATTTTTTCATCAACTCTTTATGGCAAATGGACGTATAACGTTGCTGTACCTGCGCCATGTGCAAATTCAGACAAATTTATTATCTGTACATTGGCTAGGGCCGAAATGCGTCGCCTGCATGGATGTCTCAGAAATACTGCATCTAATAGATGTACGTTCCAGCAAAGAGCTTGAATGTATCGATATGGCCAATGCCGGACTAGTATATGGGTCAGCTCAGTTCAAAGGACTTGCCACTGGCGGAAATGTCTCGCCTGCTTTGGCTTTGGCCGGAACGCATGCGTGTTACAATTCTTTAATGTCGCGAGGCACGCAGTTATATGTTTTAGGCGCACGATCTTTGCATATGATTGCTGTGCGTACATGGACTGAGCGTATCAGCTACTTG GTAAAAAATCAAAGATGGCAAGAAGCGTGTGATCTTGCTTTAGACGGTTATCGTGCTACTACTGAGCGGCCAAAACGTAAGGCGCAAGCTAAAGAACGAATTATAATgctatttaaagaatatttagcTGCTTCTGCTCGTGCACCTGATTATTGTCTGGGACCCATAGTAAAGTGTCTCATCGCAATTGGAGAGCTAGATCTGTTATGGACACAGCTGTGGGACCGGCTACAAAATAAAAGCCTATACCTAAAGCATATCACAGAGCACATAGAAAATGATAATATTCACCGTGTAAACCCAACGATATCTCAGGCACTGGTTGATCATTGGCTGGAAATATCACCATCAAAATTAGAGGAAATAATACTTAAACTAGACTGGACCTGTCTTGACCTAAATCAGGTGCTAAAAGCAGCAAAACGATACAAGCTTTATCGCGCACAAATCTACCTCAATGCACATGCGCTTAATGATTACTCAAGTCCACTCACTGAGCTAATACCCTTAGTAGCTCAGGAATCCTCGGATCTTGGCAACGCACTACTTGTGTACATATCTAGTTGCTTGGCGGGACGTGGTTACCCAAGCGGCGAAATTCCGGCCGATCTAGTTCAAAATGTGAAACACGAAGTTCTTCGCTGCCTAACTTCACTACATTCGAATACTAGCGTGCCGAAAGAATTGCCTTATCCATATTTGCGTGCTCTACTCAAATTCGATACTCGAGAAACATTAAATGTAATTTCCTTAGCTTTTCAAGAGAAAGAATTTAGTGGAGAACTTGGATTTTCTCACCGCAAACGCATCATTAACATACTACTGGAAATAATGACACCAGAAAACACAACT TGGGCTGAAATAGGCTGCcttttgaattttattgccCAACAAATATCGCAACAATGTCTAACACCCGATACCCAGCTATTGGAGAAAGTACTCAACCATTTATCGAAAGAAGAAATAGCGAATGAAACTGCTCGTCAACATTCGGAGCGTGAGAGTGCATGGCATGAATTGCTTGTTAACAATTGTCTGAAAGAAGTGAGCAACGATGAGGAGCAGCTGCACCTAGCCAAACGCGCGCATTGTTACTACGTAGAAGAATACTTGCTGGAGAAGTTGCAGCGCTATGATGGTATTGTCGAGTGTTATCTTAACAACAGCCTGCGTCACGATATCATGTTTAGCTACATGGAACGCCATGTTCGCGATCCTCAGCGtaaaatttacgaacaaattGAAAACAACTTACTGCGAATGCTGGAAATAAACGCCAAGGAAACAACGCGCATCGTAGACTTCTATTATAGTGGacaaatacagaaattggtggaaGTTGCTGAGAATGATGCACACTCATTATTGACTTTTCTTGAGCATTTACATCGGAGACGAGTCGATTTAACGGCAGAGCAGAGTGAACAATTATTGGCACTTTTATGTAAGCATAAACCAAAAGAGGTTGAAGATTTTGTACGGAACACTGATGAATACCGCGTGGAAGAGGCTCTAAAACTGGTGCTAGATTGTAAACTCAGCAGAGCAGCTATTTACCTGCATGAAAAGCAAGGCAATTACAAGGCTGCATTCATGTTATCCATGGAAGTACTAGCTACGATGCACGGTGAAGAGGCAGCTGTTTTAGCACAAGAAATTAGCAACTTGTGTGTGCGAGCCACTGATGTTCTAACAAACATggaatgtgaaaaattttggtttatgCTGTTGCAGCAAATACTGCCGCGTGACGATCTCAAATCTAGTACGAAGTATATGTTGCATGTAGCATCACAACATGTTGATTTACCAAAACTTGTGCAACTGGTAATGAACACCCATAATGTTTCGGGAAATTTCGGTGATATTAAAGATTTACTAATGAGTATGCTATCGCAGTCTCGTTTAGAGACGGATGCCATGGAGAAAACTCTTAAAATCAAGGGCCAAGATCTAGCTAGTACATTTGCCCATAAACGGCGTGAAGTTACTCGTGGTCTTTTGGTATCAGTAATGCGTTGTGTAATGTGCCAACAGCGTTTGTACAACCAGAGTGATATACTTGTCCTAGGTGGTTGCGGTCATGCTTTTCATGATAAATGTGCAGCGACGTATAATGAGACATTGCAAGTGCATCACAATGACAAGATTTTACAATCAACACACGCTGAAAACGATGGATGCGTGATCAATTATTCATGCCCGAATTGTCTCTCGGCGATAGAAAACAACTTCTACAGCAATGCAATTAAGCTATCAGAACCTAGCCATAAAGTATATGAACTCAGTAAAGGAGCTCATAATTTACATCAGCAACAAGAACAAATACTTCAAATGGGCATTTTAAGATTGAAAGCACCACCGCGAAAGTTTACAAGCAACTAA
- the LOC129240235 gene encoding regulator of MON1-CCZ1 complex: MESLHYIELSKCPIRFDAVSQLTNVFFDDSNRQIFAVRSGGATGVIVKGPTEDTVISFCMNDRGTIRSIKFSPDNKILAVQRKENAVEFIFFQGEQPLLQEIIVHQIKAVVYGFVWVHTREVAIISNSSIEIFTVSAEKKQVRTVKSLNIGIKWFAWCAESNIALICSTENNTLVPVLIKQKSITKLPKLEMDDTNRDVQESKVTLGQVYGTMAVFLLQVSSAGMMEVEVYLLNGPGLAPRKCHVLRLGHVGRFAINTVDNLIVVHHQASATSLLFDISLPGELVNGVTYHTPITPGRSIRPFALKLPSLSPDGQTMQCELYSVHWVLFQPNIVIDAMLGCMWYLNLNVEPLCSLIPDCIRLTEFLLQRANGKQVLLKMVRQMVDDQYKGTLLPVLETMFNKINKVYASWVQLELQTQTAQPSNVKTIPKLPPAPKVLIEQQDMFTHAFQPICERENTETILILYLNSLNKHNIAAQEDLSKMIINELIRNRSFDTLRHLVSYSLLLESKSIACFLLSHSNADAAISQIALDMLSKIGAHDIIIEVLLGQGKVIDALRLARDSKNSETISARKFLETAQKTKDDLIFHSVFKFFQMRNLRQRGTMDFLKTEQCGEFVQYYSNLYPKELSA; the protein is encoded by the exons ATGGAGTCTCTTCATTATATCGAGTTGTCTAAGTGTCCGATACGGTTCGATGCTGTTAGCCAATTGACCAATGTGTTTTTTGATGACTCCAATAGACAA atttttgcCGTCCGTAGTGGTGGAGCAACTGGAGTAATTGTTAAGGGACCCACTGAGGACACCGTGATTTCGTTTTGTATGAATGACCGCGGCACTATTCGCTCCATTAAGTTTTCTCCTGACAACAAAATACTCGCAGTACAACGTAAAGAAAATGCCGTTGAATTCATTTTCTTTCAGGGAGAACAACCATTGCTTCAGGAAATTATTGTACATCAAATTAAAGCTGTTGTTTATGGTTTTGTATGGGTTCACACACGCGAAGTCGCCATAATTTCAAATAGTAGCATCGAAATATTCACTGTGTCAGCTGAAAAGAAACAAGTTCGTACCGTGAAGTCCTtgaatataggtatcaaatggttTGCATGGTGTGCTGAATCTAACATAGCTCTCATATGCTCAACGGAAAACAATACATTGGTGCCGGTTTTAATAAAACAGAAATCTATTACTAAGCTGCCTAAGTTGGAAA TGGATGATACGAATCGTGATGTTCAGGAAAGTAAAGTTACTCTTGGACAGGTATATGGTACAATGGCAGTTTTTCTTCTGCAAGTAAGCTCTGCTGGTATGATGGAGGTCGAAGTTTACCTTCTTAATGGACCAGGGTTAGCGCCACGAAAATGTCATGTACTCAGGCTCGGTCATGTGGGTCGTTTTGCAATTAATACTGTAGATAACTTGATAGTAGTTCATCATCAGGCTTCTGCCACATCGCTTCTATTTGATATTTCTTTGCCTGGTGAATTAGTGAACGGTGTTACATATCACACACCCATTACTCCAGGGCGTTCAATTCGCCCTTTTGCGCTGAAACTGCCAAGTCTATCGCCAGATGGACAAACTATGCAATGTGAATTGT ATTCGGTACATTGGGTGCTATTCCAACCGAACATTGTAATTGATGCCATGCTGGGTTGTATGTGGTATTTAAACCTTAATGTGGAACCACTTTGCTCACTCATACCAGACTGCATCCGACTCACAGAATTTTTGCTGCAGCGGGCTAATGGCAAACAAGTGCTTTTAAAAATGGTTCGTCAGATGGTTGATGACCAGTACAAAGGCACACTACTGCCTGTGTTAGAAACGATgttcaataaaatcaataaGGTGTATGC ATCATGGGTACAGCTAGAGCTCCAAACACAAACTGCTCAACCGTCAAATGTTAAGACAATTCCCAAACTGCCACCTGCACCAAAAGTTCTCATTGAACAACAAGACATGTTCACACACGCCTTCCAACCTATTTGTGAACGTGAAAATACTGAAACAATATTGATTCTTTATTTAAACTCACTAAACAAACATAACATTGCCGCACAAGAAGACCTAAGCAAAATGATTATAAACGAGCTTATACGAAATCGTAGCTTTGATACCCTAAGACATCTGGTTAGCTACTCTTTATTGTTGGAATCAAAATCAATTGCTTGCTTTCTGCTTTCGCATTCCAATGCTGATGCAGCTATTTCACAAATAGCCCTCGATATGTTGAGTAAAATCGGTGCGCACGAT ATTATAATCGAGGTATTGTTAGGGCAAGGAAAAGTAATCGATGCTTTACGTTTAGCGCGGGATTCGAAAAACAGTGAGACAATCTCGGCTCGTAAATTCCTCGAGACTGCTCAAAAGACTAAGGATGACCTAATTTTCCATAGTGTTTTTAAATTCTTCCAAATGCGAAATCTACGTCAACGTGGTACTATGGACTTTTTAAAGA CGGAGCAATGCGGAGAATTTGTACAATACTACAGCAATCTATATCCGAAAGAACTATCAGCATAA
- the LOC129241003 gene encoding MICOS complex subunit MIC13 homolog QIL1 produces MVISFLVRAGIIVGAVYYSKKQGVWGNTEESEKLYNKLKDGLRPHAKELERKLPFEVPALPESGEARFLAKHYYNEGVKNTFHFIEMIPCYTGQLMHKAKTEFEKFSQAPAPNTDK; encoded by the exons ATGGTGATTAG TTTCCTGGTGCGTGCTGGCATTATTGTTGGTGCTGTATATTACTCGAAGAAACAGGGAGTATGGGGTAATACAGAAGAATCAGAGAAACTATACAATAAATTGAAAGATGGATTACGGCCACATGCCAAAGAACTAGAAAGGAAACTACCATTTGAGGTTCCCGCCCTGCCTGAATCTGGCGAGGCTCGCTTTTTAGCTAAACACTACTATAACGAGGGTGTTAAAAACACGTtccattttattgaaatgataCCCTGTTACACCGGCCAATTAATGCACAAAGCTAAAacagaatttgaaaaattctctCAGGCTCCAGCCCCTAACACTGATAAATAA